DNA sequence from the Candidatus Cloacimonadota bacterium genome:
TAGCCCCTTTCTGGCGAAGCATTTAGGATTAGCCATATTCCTATGCTTCTTACAATCAAAGGAACAATGCGCTTCGCTCCGTCAAGATCACCATACTGAGACTTATCAAAGTGTGATACAATACCTCCCATTCCGATGATTTCAACATTTAGTTCATCGTCGAATATCTTGGCTAAAACAACCGATTCTGAAGAGCTGTCTTGGAAAGTTACAATGTTATTGAATCGAAGCATCTCGCTTTGTATGTGGGATAGATACAGTAAAGTAGGACAAGACAGGGCTGCATTGGCATCTATGATTATGCTAGTTCTGTATGGCAATCTGATGTGATCGTTTTTAAACTGCCGGAGTAGTCGAAGCCGGGTTTCAATAGCTGTTGCTGTATCACCATCCCATTTATCTACTTCGTTGAATCCGATAGTGATTGACTTAGAATCAGGTTTTGAGTAGTAAAGATCAATTGAACTAGACCATTTCGAGTAGAATTCGTTTCTATGAGAAGAATATCGGACGATCAGAACAGGGATATCAAGTGAATAGAAATATTTTATTGTTTCAATTTTCATTGAGACTGAATGGATGTCCCTACTTTGTTTTGAATCGGTTGCCTTGAGTTGAACATAGAACATGAGACCAGTTAAGTTACGGAGCTCATCAATCAACTCAACTTCGCAGTCAATCCCATAGTCAAGATACTTTTCCCTAAACGCCCATCTTTCGGGCAGTAATAATCTCAGTTTGTTTTTTGATTCATCTTCAAGACTATGAGTTCTTGGTCTCTTAGGCATATTACTCCATTGTCATTTCAATCATTGTGTTATTCACTTGCAATTTTTTAAGTCATCTCTCATAGCCTTTACCAAGCCTTCAAATGCCAAATGCCTAACACCAGAACCAGGAGCAGTATCAACTATTTTCTGTGCAAAATCTGCAGATTCCTTTGACCCAAATAGCTGAACCCGGGTTTGCCAAAGTGCATATTCTTTCGCATTCTTTTCAGATGGCTCAGCACCTGCATGATGAAGTGATCTGAGAAGCCCCAGATAAGCACCCCTCTTTTCCTTATAAACTCTCTCGTTGATAATCTCTCTCTTCCGAGATATGGTCGTTATTATCGTAGTAATGACAGATCCGATTCCAATACCGCCTATCAAATACACCACTATGGTTATTATGTCCATACTAAACCTCTTCATTTCAATAACGTTACACATCCAACCCCGCCCCATATTCCTTCAGCCACTGCACCTGCTTCTGATAATCCGGGACTATCTTATCCACTTCATTCCAGAAGTCCTTGCTGTGCCTCTTATGTTTGAAATGCGCTAATTCATGCACTATCAGATAATTGATAACACTCACGGGTGCCATCATGATCTTCCAATTGAAGTTCACCTTGGGACGCTGCACTGAACACGATGCCCATCTGTTTTTGAGATCTATGATGGATACAGCTTCCACTTTCAATCCCATCATCTCAGCAAAGCGATATACACGCGGTTCTATGAATTTCTTACCCCGCTGTCTATAGAATTCCTTGAACATTCCCTTCAGCTTGTCCTCAGAGCCCTCAGGAGCATAAAAGTGCCTGCCTTTGAATTGGATGCCATCCACCTCGTCACTATATTGCAGATAGTAGTTTCTACCCAGATACAGGAAGGATTGCCCGTTCACCAATTCCCGTTTGATGGCTTTCTCATTCAGCAATGCCCGCTTTGTCTGATATTTGTATATCTTATATTCGTTTTGCTTGAGGAGGTTTTGCACTTCAAGGTCAGTAGTTCCATCGGGAACGATCACCGTAATAGAGCTATCCCTTTCGATATAGATTGATGCTGTCTTGCGCTTGCTATGTTTGATTACTACTTTGTAATCCAGACTCATGAGCCCTTCACCTCGGCTTCCCGTTTATGTGCCAGACTGATCAGTTCCGCTGTCAGCTTGGCTGCAACTGCTTTGAGGGGTTCTATGGTGCAATATTCAAGCTCGTCCCTGATATCGCCTTCCAGCCTTCTGCGTTCATTGGGCTTCTGCCAGAAATTGGGTATGGAGATTGATTCCTTGATTCTGGCATAGATGAATTCAGAGATCTTTGCAGCCTCTACAGCAGTATCGGTGTCGCCCTTATCAATTCCCGCCTCCATCAGCATAAGCTCCAAGTATGGCGCAATCGGAGCATCAACGATGCTGTCCTCTGCCTTGCGACCTTCTCCGATCTCTTCTCTCAGCTTGGTAAGCTCTTCGATAATCCTATCCCAGTGCTCTTTGTAAGAATCAAGAATTCTCTGCAGCCGCTCGTGGAAACCGGTATAAAGTGCCGGGTCTTTTTCCATGTTCACTTTGATGTGCCAGCGGATGGCGTGTTCCATCTCGGATGCTTTGGCTTTTCCGGTTTTGTTATGATCATTTAGTGTTTTGGGAAAGTCATCCGAGAGCAGCTTCACCGGAGCAATCTTAGGATTGATACCTTCTGAGATCAGATACTTGTCTATCAGCTTGCGAACCTTTGCCCCTGCCCATTTCAGATCAAGGGTGCCATCATGATAACGGTTGCGCATCCTCATCAGGATATAGCCCAGTCGCTTAGCCGGGACATAATAATCCCTTGCCAGGGATGCATTAAAGAGCAGTTCCAGGCTATCAAAGAATGCTTTGATATATGTATCGAACTGTGCCCGGAACTTCATATCTGCACCAAGCTGCAAGCAGTTCTCCACCAGTTCCCATTCCTCATCTCTATCTTCGATCTTCTGTTTGATAAAGGCTTCGATCCTGATGACGCCTTTTTCTTCAAAGAGGTGGATCAATCTTCTATAGCGGGATTCCAAGACCGGAATCTCCTTGTCCAAGCCTCTGAAATAAGCGCTCAGGTCTTCAAGTTCTTGCACATCTGTATCGGTAAAGATTGCCAAAGCCTCTTTCAGATGCGATGCCACGCCAAAATAATCCACCACAATGCCATGCTCTTTCACATAGCCGGATTTCATTACCTTGGTACGATTAACCCTGGCAATTGCCTGCATCAGCTTGTGTTCTCTCAGGTTCTTATCAAGATACATCACCTGCTCAATCGGAGCATCAAAACCCATCAGCAGCCTGTCACAAACGCAGAGGATAGCTACTCCACTCTCAGGTTTGTTATAATCAAAGTCCTTCTTAAAGCTCTCCACCGCATCCATATCCAGAGCTTGTCTGCGAGCCAGAGATACATAACCCGGCTCATTGTTGTCCATCATGGTTACCACCGCACAGATTTTGACAAATCTCATCTGCTTCAGCAGTTCTTCATCCCGCTCAGCTTCCGGTTTTGCCTCTTCACCCAAAATCAGCCCTTTTAGCGCATTTTCCAGCTCATACTTATACCGGCATGCAGCTACGATAGAACTCGCCACCACCTGCCCCTTAAGGCCGTTTGGGAGGATTTCCTGCGTATAGTGAGCCATGATATCTTCCGAGATGGCTTTGATCCTCTCCTTGGATTCCAGATATGCCATCTCCGTGCCATAGCGTTTTTGAATCTCCAGGCGTTCTTCTTCCGATCTCT
Encoded proteins:
- a CDS encoding SprT family zinc-dependent metalloprotease; protein product: MSLDYKVVIKHSKRKTASIYIERDSSITVIVPDGTTDLEVQNLLKQNEYKIYKYQTKRALLNEKAIKRELVNGQSFLYLGRNYYLQYSDEVDGIQFKGRHFYAPEGSEDKLKGMFKEFYRQRGKKFIEPRVYRFAEMMGLKVEAVSIIDLKNRWASCSVQRPKVNFNWKIMMAPVSVINYLIVHELAHFKHKRHSKDFWNEVDKIVPDYQKQVQWLKEYGAGLDV
- a CDS encoding HsdR family type I site-specific deoxyribonuclease; amino-acid sequence: MSEYTNVERPFLDKLSQLGWEVIDQGTGFTPFDPSISRRASFREVILEQEFKSALRRINLTDDGRSWLTDKQLDSIFSELTWHPGIGLLKANQVVYELLTKNTTVDVNELTGEQNPKVRLIDYANPERNSFIAINQFKIETPGASRQAIVPDIVLFINGLPIIVVECKDMDVAQPLSEAFIQLNRYANLRVDDYGIKEGEEKLFHSNLFSIVTHGSEARFGTISGEFDHFLNWKDIFPEEYKTIQVSPDEERQEVMIHGMLNKAILLDILKNFTIFMEIKKGELVKIVSRYQQYRAVGKILQRLRMGKTPFERSGVIWHTQGSGKSLTMVFLIKKLRDTEDLKDYKIIMVNDRLDLEDQLSNTAGYSGESVTMIQHKRDLDKLKNTSSNLNMVMLHKFLINNAISAQSLLAAGVIPRYEEFPELNTSERILLLIDEAHQDQGGEMGDNLFLAFPNAVKIAFTGTPLLTERHKQKTHERFGNFIDVYKMNDSVADRATVDILYIGRTSQDRLTDAELFKKEFEDMFRERSEEERLEIQKRYGTEMAYLESKERIKAISEDIMAHYTQEILPNGLKGQVVASSIVAACRYKYELENALKGLILGEEAKPEAERDEELLKQMRFVKICAVVTMMDNNEPGYVSLARRQALDMDAVESFKKDFDYNKPESGVAILCVCDRLLMGFDAPIEQVMYLDKNLREHKLMQAIARVNRTKVMKSGYVKEHGIVVDYFGVASHLKEALAIFTDTDVQELEDLSAYFRGLDKEIPVLESRYRRLIHLFEEKGVIRIEAFIKQKIEDRDEEWELVENCLQLGADMKFRAQFDTYIKAFFDSLELLFNASLARDYYVPAKRLGYILMRMRNRYHDGTLDLKWAGAKVRKLIDKYLISEGINPKIAPVKLLSDDFPKTLNDHNKTGKAKASEMEHAIRWHIKVNMEKDPALYTGFHERLQRILDSYKEHWDRIIEELTKLREEIGEGRKAEDSIVDAPIAPYLELMLMEAGIDKGDTDTAVEAAKISEFIYARIKESISIPNFWQKPNERRRLEGDIRDELEYCTIEPLKAVAAKLTAELISLAHKREAEVKGS